The DNA window ATATAGGCATAGGGAAGCGCTCTCTGCCTTAGGACTTCCGCCATGTTCCCAGGCTGTTCCGCGGCGTTGTCGATAACGATAAAGGCTACGGCTTGCAGTTTGGCGATGAATCCCGCCCGCTTCATAAAACGGGCCAGTGATGTTCCCAAAGTGTCGGTATCCTCGGCAAAAGCCGAAAACAATGGATTCTCCCGCCATTCCCGTTCAGGCTCTTTATTAAAAACAGGATTGACATGGCTGTTCACTGTTGGCGCCACATAATTTAGATAATAAGCCAGCTCCCGACGCTTAAGATATTTCTCAGGCGTTTCGCGCGGATGCCTGACCAGATAGCTGCCATCTTTAAAGCCGCCGGAACCGTAGTATGCACCAGTTAAAAACTGATAATCGTCCAATCCCAACAGCCTATCAATATCTAATACTTTGCTTGCTTCTGTCAAAATTTCACCTCCCTTATACTTGCATGGAAAATCCGACTTTTCGCGGCTGCCAGAGGGCCAAAGCCAAAGCATCGCCAAGGTCAGGCGACTTCAAACTGCGTGTTTTCATGTCTTCTTTACGTTCCAGTTCTATTTCACCTTTGGAATTTACGCGATATTTCCGGTTGGTTAACTGACTAATCTGCGCGTTGTTATACCAAAGCGTCAATTCATCTTGCCGCAGCATTTCGCGGATCAAACCCCACATCAGACCGGTACTATTGGCATATTTAACCGGATCACCTGCGGAGACTTTACCGCCAGAGCCACCGAAATGTCCTTCGTAAACTTTTACATGCGACATCCGCTGGCTTTTTACGACCTCAGCCACACGGTCATATACACCAACCCCTAGGCCATCGCAGTCTACCCGCACCGACATGGGGATACGGCCATACTTGCCCGTGTACCGGTCCAGCATCTGTATAGTGCGGCCGGCCAGCTCCATGGTGTTGTTGTGGTTATAAATTTCCGGTTCCATCTGGTGCCGGCGGTCAAATACCGGGCATAGAACTGACTGGTCATCACCGTACCTGGCAACGTCTGCCCCTATATCGATGCTGCGCGGAACAATAATCAGCGGTACCTTGACGCTGTTTCTTTCCACCCAGTCAAGCGGAATGAAGCTGTCCGGCATGGCTTTCGGAAACTGCCCGGCAACCCGCACCCGGAACACATCGCTGTCCTCGCCAAACATGTCAATGATCATCTGGACATATTTCAGTGATACCCGCGGAGAGTTGCGGCCATCTATTTGAAAGGTGCTGTACATTTCCCGCTTGGAATTGTGGCTGTCAAAAAACCAGCCGGCAAGCTGCGTCGGATTACCGCAAGCTAGCAGGCCAGCGCCTTCCGTAGAAAGCGCCCCTAAGACCGGCTCAAAAATTTTGTCCGCCACGCCGGATGCTTCGTCAATGATATAAAAAACATGATCAGCGTGAAACCCTTGGAGCGCGTCCGGCTGCGTTGCCGTTCGCGGTACCGCAAACCATTCTTCGCGATGCGCCTTATGGTAAAATCGTTTGTCGGTCCATTCGAACAAAAAGCAATCGGCCGACTGACGATTCCATTTGTTGAGTTCGGCCCAGAGAATATCGTGCAGCTGATGCTGGGTTGGCGCAGTACAGGGTACCTTGGGAAATGGCCGCGAAAACATAAACCACTTTGCAACCCAGCTTTCTACCGCCGATTTTCCAGTACCATGACCGGAACGAACGGAAGTCAGTTGATTATTGGCGCAGCTATCTAATATTTCCGCCTGAACATCGTCCGGCGTAGCACCAATGACTTCTTTGACATAGTCAATGGGATTGTCGGCATAATAGGCCAAAACATGCGGCTGCAATAACAATTCCTCAACCGTTAACATCGTTTTGCCCACGCTTCCTGCAAGCGCTGCGCGTGCTCGTTGGCAATATCGCCGCCTTCACCCCTGGCGTCATTCTCAATGGTGTGTTTGAGGGCAATATAGCGCGCTTTTTGCTGCTGTACCCGGGTTAAGCCGTCCTCAATACGCAGGATGTCATCAATTGCCCTGGACTGTGTCTCGGCAATATTGGTGACAACCATTTTCGGTACCGGTACCAGCACGGTTTTGGTTGACGCAGTTTTTTCATCGTATAGCTCAACTTCCTGTTTTTCCTCCCGGAGCTCGGAAAGGATACGGCGCTCTTTTTCGGTTAGGCCGTCCATCAGCTTCTTGATGCGCTCCATCATGCGACGCTCGCGAAAACTGAGAAAGATAATGCTCTGCTCGACCTGCGCCAGGGTGTTGGTATTGATTTTGCCGTAAAGCGCTTTTTCCTCATCGGTTAAGGTGTCATACCAAATCGTTTCATGTTCGCCGGTCTTCAAAGCATTTTTACTGCCCGGCGGCGGGCCTTTGCCGCCTTTATTGCCAAGCGCATTTTTATTGCCTTTAGGCGCGCCATGGCCTTTGGCATTTTGGCTGCCAAACGGCGGGCCTTTCTTTTTGGGAGCGTTCTCTTTTGTATTTAGGAGCGCTCCTTTATCGGTATCGGAGCGCTCCTTTATTTTTTCATCCC is part of the Dendrosporobacter quercicolus genome and encodes:
- a CDS encoding terminase, which translates into the protein MGKTMLTVEELLLQPHVLAYYADNPIDYVKEVIGATPDDVQAEILDSCANNQLTSVRSGHGTGKSAVESWVAKWFMFSRPFPKVPCTAPTQHQLHDILWAELNKWNRQSADCFLFEWTDKRFYHKAHREEWFAVPRTATQPDALQGFHADHVFYIIDEASGVADKIFEPVLGALSTEGAGLLACGNPTQLAGWFFDSHNSKREMYSTFQIDGRNSPRVSLKYVQMIIDMFGEDSDVFRVRVAGQFPKAMPDSFIPLDWVERNSVKVPLIIVPRSIDIGADVARYGDDQSVLCPVFDRRHQMEPEIYNHNNTMELAGRTIQMLDRYTGKYGRIPMSVRVDCDGLGVGVYDRVAEVVKSQRMSHVKVYEGHFGGSGGKVSAGDPVKYANSTGLMWGLIREMLRQDELTLWYNNAQISQLTNRKYRVNSKGEIELERKEDMKTRSLKSPDLGDALALALWQPRKVGFSMQV
- a CDS encoding phage terminase small subunit-related protein, which translates into the protein MARPRNPDREKAFQLWSESAGKAKLKDIAEQLGVPDSRIRKWKAEDKWDEKIKERSDTDKGALLNTKENAPKKKGPPFGSQNAKGHGAPKGNKNALGNKGGKGPPPGSKNALKTGEHETIWYDTLTDEEKALYGKINTNTLAQVEQSIIFLSFRERRMMERIKKLMDGLTEKERRILSELREEKQEVELYDEKTASTKTVLVPVPKMVVTNIAETQSRAIDDILRIEDGLTRVQQQKARYIALKHTIENDARGEGGDIANEHAQRLQEAWAKRC